A genomic segment from uncultured Alistipes sp. encodes:
- a CDS encoding TonB-dependent receptor codes for MIKKSTFSTFARYSLALLWCLVVSGICGASAQSATKSVNGKIVDEKGQPLVGVSVIVEGTVNGTATGADGTYLLKGVKDSDKLQFIYLGYKTVVQEVGTKTEISVTMTEDTSYLDEVVVIGYGTTTRRHITSAISTVNREDLADRPVANIQQALQGTAANLIIQNRNYDPTGGDQMNISIRGINTMGNNSPLVVIDGVPQADASRMNDLNPNDIESVNILKDAGSAAIYGARSSNGVILITTKQGHKETAPTISFSAQLGAQEPHILFEHVPSYKNSILRNEALTNSGRSPIFTAAEIQDMYIHGDSESFVEQAMKNALQQNYNVSVTGGTEHSTYMLSAGYFDQESNYIGPDYGRQRYNVRSNLSTEWGRLKVSANLSYTRAETKSPTTSGFLFANLSRYPTYYFFRSMDDNGIFYANNYKWGGCGAELAGLVGGGYNKYDNDYLNGIFNAEFEIIKGLKIRGVLSAESRTEHRFSDHMTYYVVTDNGANWSDPSTAVLSGSTTTPADDWVGRDTYLNGQVLLDFNRTFAEKHNVTALVGWSQESKKHYSINASKTYLNDLNQPGEGTVTSDSGTSLSTQDNTRSALQSYFGRIGYSYDDKYYVEFTARYDMSSKFLKERNGGFFPAVSVGWRISQEEFMGDYHNKIGDLKFRASYGINGNQQNVGLYDFMTTYGIWTDAYGFNGSSVPGLMFTMGNEALTWERSKTFNVGLDASFFRNTLNINFDYFYKRTSDILLDAIVPGVFGASIAKENRGVMDNQGWELTINYDLNHGAWKHRFSLNLADSKNEVVTYGTPNIASVDGVTAIIQEGLPLNSYYGYKVAGYFSNYEEIQNAAIPSTVDRSQLRPGDVQYVDINGDGVIDEDDRTYLGYAFPRYTYGFSYNVSWKGIDLGIMLQGVMKRTQAIRGELVQPFHSDYGMTMYEHQLDYWTPENTDARWPRLAAKDSTSDTNNWGQPGSELNMVNTAYLRVKNIQIGYTLPEKWTKKFGCKSLRIYLDAQNPLTFTKYGFFDPESSEFGSNMSKNGANSLRNYPTLRYWGGGINLTF; via the coding sequence ATGATTAAGAAATCGACTTTTAGCACTTTTGCGCGCTATTCGCTCGCATTGCTGTGGTGTCTGGTCGTTTCCGGCATCTGCGGGGCCTCAGCGCAATCCGCGACCAAGTCGGTAAACGGCAAAATCGTGGACGAAAAGGGCCAACCCCTCGTCGGGGTCTCCGTCATCGTCGAAGGCACCGTAAACGGTACCGCTACCGGAGCCGACGGTACCTATCTGCTCAAGGGAGTCAAGGACTCCGACAAACTCCAGTTCATCTACCTCGGGTATAAAACCGTCGTACAGGAGGTCGGGACCAAAACCGAAATCTCCGTGACCATGACCGAGGATACGAGCTATCTCGACGAGGTCGTCGTGATCGGTTACGGTACCACCACCCGCCGGCACATCACCTCGGCCATCTCAACCGTCAACCGCGAGGACCTTGCCGACCGTCCCGTCGCCAACATCCAGCAGGCCCTCCAGGGTACGGCCGCAAACCTCATCATCCAGAACCGCAACTACGACCCTACGGGCGGCGATCAGATGAACATCTCGATCCGAGGCATCAACACCATGGGTAACAACTCGCCGCTGGTCGTTATCGACGGCGTGCCCCAGGCCGATGCCTCGCGGATGAACGACCTCAACCCCAACGACATCGAATCGGTGAACATCCTCAAGGACGCCGGATCCGCAGCCATCTACGGCGCCCGCTCCTCGAACGGTGTCATCCTGATCACCACCAAACAGGGACACAAGGAGACCGCTCCGACCATCTCCTTCAGCGCACAGCTGGGTGCCCAGGAGCCCCATATCCTCTTCGAACATGTACCCTCGTACAAAAACTCCATCCTGCGCAACGAAGCCCTGACCAATTCCGGCCGGAGCCCCATCTTCACCGCAGCCGAGATTCAGGACATGTACATCCACGGCGACAGCGAATCTTTCGTCGAGCAGGCCATGAAGAACGCCCTCCAGCAAAACTACAACGTCAGCGTCACGGGCGGTACCGAGCACTCGACCTACATGCTCTCGGCCGGGTACTTCGACCAGGAGTCCAACTACATCGGCCCCGATTACGGCAGACAGCGCTACAACGTCCGCTCGAACCTCTCGACCGAATGGGGACGGCTCAAGGTCAGTGCAAACCTCAGCTACACCCGCGCCGAGACCAAATCGCCGACGACCAGCGGATTCCTCTTCGCGAACCTCTCACGCTACCCGACCTACTACTTCTTCAGATCGATGGACGACAACGGCATCTTCTATGCAAACAATTATAAATGGGGAGGTTGCGGTGCCGAGCTCGCCGGACTTGTCGGGGGGGGGTACAACAAGTATGACAACGACTACCTCAACGGCATCTTCAATGCCGAATTCGAAATTATCAAGGGCCTGAAGATCCGCGGCGTGCTCAGCGCCGAATCGCGCACCGAACACCGCTTCTCCGACCACATGACCTACTACGTGGTCACCGACAACGGTGCAAACTGGTCCGACCCCTCGACCGCCGTACTCTCCGGAAGCACCACCACCCCCGCCGACGACTGGGTCGGAAGAGACACCTATCTCAACGGGCAGGTCTTGCTGGACTTCAACCGCACGTTCGCCGAGAAACACAACGTAACCGCACTGGTCGGCTGGTCGCAGGAGTCGAAAAAACACTACTCGATCAACGCCTCGAAGACATACCTCAACGACCTGAACCAGCCCGGCGAGGGTACCGTCACGAGCGACAGCGGCACATCGCTCTCCACGCAGGACAATACGCGGTCGGCCCTGCAATCCTACTTCGGCCGTATCGGCTACTCCTACGACGATAAATACTACGTCGAATTCACGGCCCGTTACGACATGTCGTCGAAATTCCTCAAGGAACGGAACGGAGGTTTCTTCCCGGCCGTGTCGGTCGGATGGCGCATCTCCCAGGAGGAGTTCATGGGCGACTACCACAACAAGATCGGAGACCTGAAGTTCCGCGCCTCGTACGGTATCAACGGCAACCAGCAGAATGTGGGTCTGTACGACTTCATGACGACCTACGGAATCTGGACCGATGCCTACGGATTCAACGGGAGCTCCGTCCCGGGCCTGATGTTCACGATGGGTAACGAAGCGCTCACCTGGGAACGCTCCAAGACCTTCAACGTAGGTCTGGACGCATCGTTCTTCCGCAATACGCTGAACATCAACTTTGACTATTTCTACAAACGAACCTCGGACATCCTGCTCGACGCCATCGTTCCGGGCGTCTTCGGCGCCAGCATCGCCAAGGAGAACCGCGGCGTCATGGACAACCAGGGTTGGGAGTTGACGATCAACTACGACCTCAACCACGGAGCCTGGAAACACCGTTTCTCGCTCAACCTCGCCGATTCGAAAAACGAGGTCGTCACCTACGGGACCCCGAACATTGCCTCGGTCGACGGCGTCACAGCCATCATCCAGGAGGGGCTCCCCCTGAACTCCTACTACGGATACAAGGTCGCCGGATACTTCTCCAATTACGAGGAGATTCAGAACGCCGCTATCCCCTCGACCGTAGACCGCTCGCAACTTCGGCCGGGTGACGTCCAGTACGTCGACATCAATGGAGACGGCGTCATCGACGAAGACGACCGAACCTATCTCGGATACGCATTCCCGCGCTACACGTACGGCTTCAGCTACAACGTCAGCTGGAAGGGTATCGACCTCGGCATCATGCTCCAGGGTGTGATGAAACGTACGCAGGCGATCCGCGGCGAGCTCGTACAGCCTTTCCACAGCGACTACGGTATGACCATGTACGAACACCAGCTCGACTACTGGACGCCCGAAAATACCGATGCCCGGTGGCCCCGTCTGGCCGCCAAAGACTCCACAAGCGATACGAACAACTGGGGGCAGCCCGGTTCGGAACTGAACATGGTGAACACCGCCTACCTGCGCGTCAAGAATATCCAGATCGGCTACACCCTGCCCGAAAAGTGGACCAAGAAGTTCGGGTGCAAGAGCCTGCGCATCTACCTCGATGCCCAGAACCCGCTGACGTTCACCAAATACGGTTTCTTCGACCCCGAATCCTCGGAGTTCGGAAGCAACATGTCAAAAAACGGAGCCAACTCCCTGCGCAACTATCCTACCCTACGCTACTGGGGCGGCGGTATCAACCTGACTTTCTAA
- a CDS encoding RagB/SusD family nutrient uptake outer membrane protein, translating to MKKHTIFAFLMAGLVGCVGIEQYPTNSYSDENFWKYEDNCMAALYLAYNQYWNADMYFGNNILSDDVYGSRHSSNSTNTVTGLATTNGGRFSDEWDQCYQELRTIHTGLDNQDRMNLDESTKNRLVAELRLFRAFTYMRLTTWFGDVPFLTTNPTLPESKNISRTSADEIKAFIHSELEAVSHILPKNTEIPTDENGRVTCGTAVALNARAYLLDNDFENCARECEKLINSTEYGTYALASNYADLFVNGHYGPESIMTLEFAYEGGVEDIRRSWDTGTRVPQSIGSGAIVSFSPTQELVDCFRKTDGSIADDTDYEDRDLRFYATIAYNGCTIEIPEAKACKIIGSEGVGKGTYTCWTNPDDEAEAQKSDPALTDSYNGTQDRTLTGYYNIKNYVANTVGAGGGSYKPLMEIRYADVLLMYAESMYETGQMTSEIWDATIRPLRERAGFDADYCAYPGDSEELRQTIRDERRAELALEGRRCFDIRRWALLDNPSLKSTGAAYLTSRATGAPYLDDGSNIQCPSAYNMKYWFPIPQSERDINHNLTQNPGW from the coding sequence ATGAAAAAACACACCATATTCGCATTCCTGATGGCCGGACTGGTCGGTTGCGTAGGCATCGAACAGTATCCCACCAACTCGTATTCCGACGAAAACTTCTGGAAATACGAGGACAACTGCATGGCTGCCCTCTACCTCGCCTACAACCAATACTGGAATGCCGACATGTATTTCGGCAACAACATCCTCTCGGACGACGTCTACGGCAGCCGCCACTCCTCGAACTCGACCAATACGGTCACGGGACTCGCAACCACGAACGGCGGACGTTTCTCCGACGAATGGGACCAGTGCTACCAGGAGCTGCGGACGATCCACACCGGACTCGACAACCAGGACCGCATGAATCTCGACGAAAGCACGAAAAACCGGCTCGTCGCTGAACTGCGCCTGTTCCGCGCCTTCACCTACATGCGTCTGACGACCTGGTTCGGCGACGTGCCCTTCCTGACGACCAACCCCACGCTCCCCGAATCGAAGAACATTTCGCGTACGAGCGCCGACGAGATCAAGGCTTTCATCCACTCCGAACTCGAAGCCGTCTCGCACATCCTGCCCAAGAATACCGAAATCCCCACCGATGAGAACGGACGCGTCACCTGCGGTACGGCCGTAGCCCTCAACGCCCGCGCATACCTTCTGGACAACGACTTCGAAAACTGCGCCCGCGAGTGCGAAAAACTCATCAACAGCACCGAATACGGGACCTATGCCCTCGCATCGAACTATGCGGACCTCTTCGTCAACGGACACTACGGTCCGGAGTCGATCATGACCCTCGAATTCGCCTACGAGGGCGGCGTGGAGGACATCAGGCGCAGCTGGGATACCGGAACCCGCGTTCCCCAGTCGATCGGTTCGGGCGCAATCGTCTCCTTCTCCCCCACGCAGGAGCTCGTCGACTGCTTCCGCAAGACCGACGGATCGATTGCCGACGACACCGACTACGAAGACCGTGACCTGCGTTTCTACGCCACGATCGCCTACAACGGCTGCACGATCGAGATCCCCGAGGCCAAGGCCTGCAAGATCATCGGTTCGGAGGGCGTCGGGAAGGGTACCTACACCTGCTGGACAAACCCTGACGACGAGGCCGAAGCCCAAAAGAGCGACCCCGCCCTGACCGATTCCTACAATGGGACACAGGACCGTACGCTCACCGGATACTACAACATCAAGAACTACGTGGCCAATACAGTCGGCGCCGGAGGCGGCTCCTACAAGCCCCTCATGGAGATCCGTTACGCCGACGTGCTGCTCATGTACGCCGAGTCGATGTACGAAACCGGCCAGATGACCTCCGAAATCTGGGACGCCACGATCCGCCCGCTGCGCGAACGCGCCGGATTCGACGCAGACTACTGCGCATATCCCGGCGACAGCGAGGAGCTGCGTCAGACCATCCGCGACGAACGCCGCGCCGAACTCGCGCTCGAAGGACGCCGCTGCTTCGACATCCGCCGCTGGGCACTGCTCGACAACCCCTCGCTCAAGAGCACCGGAGCCGCCTATCTGACCTCCCGGGCAACGGGTGCCCCCTACCTCGACGACGGAAGCAACATCCAGTGCCCCTCGGCATACAACATGAAATACTGGTTCCCCATCCCCCAGAGCGAACGGGACATCAACCACAACCTCACGCAGAACCCCGGATGGTAA
- a CDS encoding SusE domain-containing protein produces the protein MNTLLRNITIMALAATPFVSGCSDEGNEINYNIQTGNKLYLPAENESIDLSLGNDVRFEWSPSIAEDNGFVSYELLFDRENGDFSQPLAAMTSQLTGSQTYLSVSAKDLNTVARTAGLGTRETGNLRWTVRASKGINGSVYTESRLLCVTTMNSMSPLPQRITLQGEATEDPQNGIAMAVSAGIDNVAATEGTFEAFTRIKAGSDFTVVDDLGRYYSLNDDGTVTDSETPVNNRFATEAIYWIKIDFGVMTWESNTISKIEYYAAAWADNQMSTARVTMDYQGKGVWLLADYENTISDNSANDSRHRFNATLGDGSMLYLGTQSSLGSSYTTDYLKVNLYTSLGNADWDNTYNFLTTDCGRAFDCYLYLNADNPAGTWWHEYKFK, from the coding sequence ATGAATACCCTATTGCGAAATATCACGATCATGGCCCTCGCGGCCACGCCGTTCGTCTCCGGATGTTCGGACGAGGGCAATGAGATCAACTACAACATCCAGACCGGGAACAAACTCTATCTCCCCGCCGAAAACGAGAGCATAGACCTCTCCCTGGGCAACGACGTGCGCTTCGAATGGAGCCCCTCGATCGCCGAAGACAACGGATTCGTATCCTACGAGCTCCTCTTCGACCGTGAAAACGGAGACTTCTCGCAGCCCCTCGCCGCCATGACCAGCCAGCTCACCGGTTCGCAGACCTATCTGAGCGTCTCGGCCAAGGACCTCAACACCGTGGCCCGGACCGCAGGCCTCGGAACCCGGGAAACCGGGAACCTCCGCTGGACCGTCCGCGCTTCGAAAGGAATCAACGGAAGCGTCTACACCGAATCGCGCCTGCTCTGCGTCACGACCATGAACTCCATGTCGCCGCTGCCCCAGCGCATCACGCTCCAGGGCGAAGCTACCGAGGACCCCCAGAACGGAATCGCAATGGCCGTCTCGGCAGGAATCGACAACGTGGCCGCTACGGAGGGAACCTTCGAAGCATTCACCCGGATCAAGGCCGGCAGCGACTTTACCGTCGTCGACGACCTGGGACGCTACTACAGCCTCAACGACGACGGAACGGTGACCGACTCCGAAACCCCCGTCAACAACCGTTTCGCCACCGAGGCCATCTACTGGATCAAGATCGATTTCGGCGTGATGACCTGGGAGTCGAACACCATCTCCAAGATCGAATACTACGCCGCAGCCTGGGCCGACAACCAGATGTCGACAGCCCGGGTCACCATGGACTACCAGGGCAAAGGAGTCTGGCTGCTCGCCGACTACGAGAACACCATCTCCGACAACTCGGCAAACGACTCGCGACACCGGTTCAATGCCACCCTCGGCGACGGATCCATGCTCTACCTCGGAACCCAGAGCTCGCTCGGATCCTCCTATACGACCGACTACCTCAAGGTGAACCTCTACACCTCGCTCGGAAATGCCGACTGGGACAACACCTACAACTTCCTCACGACAGATTGCGGCCGCGCATTCGACTGCTACCTCTATCTGAATGCAGACAACCCGGCCGGAACCTGGTGGCACGAATATAAATTCAAATAA
- a CDS encoding glycoside hydrolase family 76 protein has product MKLYKSMGTLFVFSMLALIPAGCEEDYMSITNPKTEQKANTYANYEIDWADAADSVSTAFIERFYCSSNRNGADGVFSYSEYNNQNNNGNCYWQQAHAMAAMVDYYNRIKLTDPDQAALIRSYFKRWYDKRGNNYEGNTSWRGSSGFGNDFTDDTLWITIALLQMYDATGDETYYNAAKQTWDECVRPRFALNEYGWLPWKMTSLGANSCTNGPGAIASAMLAQYAKEAGNSEEYNRYLEESQTCFDQNIHAMNDDGTLDNPPLSYTQGTCMEAGRLLWKLTGNEGYIKKAISAARGQMTASSMNETYEGEKIMRDEGTDENNSIFHAVLFHWAARMAIDKDIDAVDPTIRQELTRYVLRHASYYWTIGIDKSALGWEDSYFGVKCTEAREPGTGGSLGAYTSAAQAIESMWIIERNQ; this is encoded by the coding sequence ATGAAACTCTATAAATCCATGGGAACTCTGTTCGTATTCTCCATGCTCGCCCTCATCCCCGCGGGCTGTGAAGAGGACTACATGTCGATCACCAATCCGAAGACCGAACAAAAGGCAAATACCTACGCCAATTACGAAATCGACTGGGCCGATGCCGCCGATTCCGTATCGACGGCATTCATCGAGCGCTTCTACTGCAGCTCGAACCGAAACGGCGCCGACGGCGTATTCTCCTACAGCGAATACAACAACCAGAACAACAACGGAAACTGCTACTGGCAGCAGGCGCACGCCATGGCCGCGATGGTCGACTACTACAACCGTATCAAACTCACGGACCCCGACCAGGCCGCTCTCATCCGCAGCTACTTCAAACGCTGGTATGACAAGCGCGGCAACAACTACGAGGGAAACACCTCGTGGCGCGGATCTTCGGGATTCGGAAACGACTTCACGGACGATACGCTCTGGATCACCATCGCCCTGCTGCAGATGTACGACGCAACGGGGGATGAGACCTACTACAACGCCGCCAAGCAGACCTGGGACGAGTGCGTAAGGCCCCGCTTCGCGCTGAACGAATACGGCTGGCTGCCCTGGAAAATGACCAGCCTGGGGGCAAACAGCTGTACGAACGGCCCCGGTGCCATCGCCTCGGCCATGCTGGCCCAGTACGCCAAGGAGGCCGGGAACAGCGAGGAGTACAACCGCTATCTCGAAGAGTCGCAGACCTGTTTCGACCAGAACATCCATGCCATGAATGACGACGGAACGCTCGACAATCCCCCTCTGAGCTACACCCAGGGAACCTGCATGGAGGCCGGACGCCTGCTCTGGAAACTCACCGGAAATGAAGGATACATCAAAAAGGCCATCTCCGCAGCCCGCGGACAAATGACCGCCTCGTCGATGAACGAAACCTACGAAGGCGAAAAGATCATGCGCGACGAAGGAACCGACGAGAACAACTCGATCTTCCACGCCGTACTCTTCCACTGGGCCGCACGCATGGCCATCGACAAGGATATAGACGCCGTGGATCCCACCATCCGGCAGGAGCTGACCCGCTACGTGCTGCGCCACGCTTCCTACTACTGGACCATCGGAATCGACAAATCCGCGCTGGGTTGGGAGGACTCCTACTTCGGCGTCAAGTGCACCGAAGCCCGCGAACCCGGGACCGGAGGATCGCTCGGTGCCTATACGAGCGCCGCGCAGGCCATCGAATCCATGTGGATCATTGAAAGGAACCAATAA
- a CDS encoding SusE domain-containing protein has protein sequence MKRILYLFLTAVLAATAAACDSDEKDNGAAELSAPQLYFPKDQYAIDITTGLSVIFEWESSSAGSVVYQVLFDSEEGDFSNPAYVATSDSNGFEPSLELETTTLSTIVSLCGGLPGQTTSVKWTVRTIQGLNQYVDAQNAQTILVTLPNTVDPLPTTLSLQGSASENQGEIKFNAALPVGTTKGQHIADREEGAMECFTKLSAGSFYVTDNLDRYYALEEDGTLRCTYTEATENSAPAEGIYWIYINFNTMEWSMKRIEKVEFWNHPWFGSASQEEMTYAGNGVWEIVDYAWVVTNGSATDTRYYFLATYDDGSVERWSFWDDDCRNNATPEADPKFYNIYRFTHGTLGEWDHTWKTKEDKEGIDQLATFRVHMNNTDNTDYYHERSFRDK, from the coding sequence ATGAAACGCATATTGTATCTATTCCTGACTGCCGTGCTCGCCGCTACCGCTGCGGCCTGCGATTCCGACGAGAAGGACAACGGTGCTGCCGAACTCTCCGCACCCCAGTTGTACTTCCCCAAAGACCAATACGCAATCGACATCACGACCGGACTCTCCGTCATCTTCGAATGGGAGAGTTCATCGGCCGGGAGCGTCGTCTATCAGGTTCTTTTCGACTCCGAAGAGGGGGACTTCTCCAATCCGGCCTATGTGGCCACGAGTGATTCCAACGGCTTCGAACCCTCGCTCGAACTCGAAACCACCACGCTCTCGACCATCGTATCGCTGTGCGGCGGGCTGCCCGGACAGACCACTTCCGTAAAATGGACCGTTCGCACGATTCAGGGGCTCAACCAGTATGTCGATGCCCAGAACGCCCAGACGATTCTGGTCACACTCCCCAATACGGTCGACCCGCTGCCGACAACCTTGTCGCTTCAGGGTTCCGCATCGGAAAATCAGGGTGAAATCAAATTCAATGCCGCCCTCCCGGTCGGAACAACCAAAGGCCAGCACATCGCCGATCGCGAAGAGGGGGCCATGGAGTGCTTCACAAAGCTCTCCGCCGGCAGCTTCTACGTCACGGACAACCTCGACCGTTACTATGCACTCGAAGAGGATGGAACCCTCCGCTGCACCTACACCGAAGCGACCGAAAACAGCGCTCCAGCCGAAGGAATCTACTGGATTTACATCAACTTCAACACGATGGAGTGGTCGATGAAGCGCATCGAAAAGGTCGAGTTCTGGAACCACCCCTGGTTCGGATCTGCAAGCCAGGAGGAGATGACCTATGCGGGCAACGGCGTCTGGGAGATTGTCGACTACGCCTGGGTAGTCACCAACGGCAGCGCAACGGACACCCGCTACTACTTCCTCGCAACCTACGACGACGGAAGCGTCGAGCGCTGGTCGTTCTGGGACGACGACTGCCGCAACAACGCAACCCCCGAGGCCGATCCCAAGTTCTACAACATCTACCGCTTCACGCACGGCACGCTCGGCGAGTGGGATCACACCTGGAAGACCAAAGAGGACAAAGAGGGTATCGACCAACTCGCCACGTTCCGCGTGCACATGAACAACACGGACAATACCGATTACTACCACGAACGCTCGTTCCGTGACAAATAA
- a CDS encoding glycoside hydrolase family 125 protein, translated as MKRLLLSLSALLGVGVLAAQNHESQRPAPQDRLFVSEAVEQTIAEVQGMLTNAKLAWMFGNCFPNTLDTTVHFKDKGEDGLYDTFVYTGDIHAMWLRDSGAQVWPYVQLTPRDEHLRNMIAGVIVRQFKLINTDPYANAFNDGATGSHWESDQTGTPILPEVHERKWEIDSHCYPIRLAYHYWKTTGDESVFGEIWVKAVRNILTTFRTQQRKENPGPYYFRRTTDRQLDTKCCDGWGNPVNPVGLIVSSFRPSDDATTFDFLVPSNFFAVSSLRKAAEILRKVNGEKALAKECLALADEVEAALKKYAVVEHPEFGKIYAFEVDGFGNRFLMDDANVPSLLAMPYLGDVERTDPIYENTRRFVWSEANPYFFRGTAGEGIGGPHIGYDMVWPMSIMMKAFTSTDDAEIKTCIEMLMTTDAGTGFMHESFHKDNPQKFTRAWFAWQNTLFGELILKLIHDGKLDLLNSITVE; from the coding sequence ATGAAGAGATTGCTGTTATCCCTTTCCGCCCTGCTGGGCGTCGGAGTGCTCGCGGCTCAGAACCATGAGTCGCAGCGTCCCGCGCCGCAGGACCGGCTGTTCGTCTCCGAGGCCGTCGAGCAGACCATTGCCGAGGTCCAGGGGATGCTTACCAATGCAAAACTGGCCTGGATGTTCGGCAACTGCTTCCCGAACACGCTCGACACCACCGTCCATTTCAAGGACAAGGGCGAGGACGGTCTCTACGACACGTTCGTCTATACGGGCGACATCCATGCCATGTGGCTCCGCGACTCCGGCGCCCAGGTCTGGCCCTACGTGCAGCTGACACCCCGCGACGAACACCTCCGCAACATGATTGCGGGGGTCATCGTCCGGCAGTTCAAGCTCATCAACACGGACCCCTACGCCAACGCCTTCAACGACGGGGCGACGGGAAGCCACTGGGAGTCGGACCAGACCGGAACGCCGATCCTCCCCGAAGTACACGAGCGCAAGTGGGAGATCGACTCCCACTGCTATCCCATCCGGCTGGCCTACCACTACTGGAAAACAACGGGCGATGAATCCGTCTTCGGAGAGATCTGGGTCAAGGCCGTGCGGAACATCCTCACGACGTTCCGCACCCAGCAGCGCAAGGAGAATCCCGGTCCCTACTACTTCCGTCGGACCACCGACCGCCAGCTGGATACCAAGTGCTGCGACGGGTGGGGCAATCCGGTCAACCCCGTGGGGCTGATCGTCTCCTCGTTCCGGCCCTCGGACGACGCCACGACCTTCGACTTCCTCGTCCCGTCGAACTTCTTCGCCGTGAGCTCGCTGCGCAAGGCCGCGGAGATCCTCCGCAAGGTCAACGGCGAAAAGGCCCTCGCCAAGGAGTGTCTTGCACTGGCCGACGAGGTGGAGGCGGCCCTGAAAAAGTACGCCGTCGTCGAGCACCCGGAGTTCGGCAAGATCTACGCCTTCGAGGTCGACGGCTTCGGAAACCGGTTCCTGATGGACGACGCCAACGTCCCGAGCCTGCTGGCCATGCCCTACTTAGGCGATGTCGAGCGCACGGACCCCATTTATGAAAATACCCGCCGCTTCGTCTGGAGCGAGGCAAACCCCTACTTCTTCCGCGGAACCGCCGGGGAGGGAATCGGCGGCCCGCACATCGGCTACGACATGGTCTGGCCCATGAGCATCATGATGAAGGCCTTCACGTCGACCGACGATGCCGAAATCAAGACCTGCATCGAGATGCTCATGACCACCGATGCCGGGACCGGATTCATGCACGAGTCCTTCCACAAGGACAACCCGCAGAAGTTTACCCGCGCCTGGTTCGCCTGGCAGAACACCCTCTTCGGCGAGTTGATCCTCAAACTCATCCACGACGGAAAACTCGACCTGCTCAACTCCATCACCGTGGAATAG